The Ferviditalea candida genome has a window encoding:
- a CDS encoding type II toxin-antitoxin system RelE/ParE family toxin translates to MVKLKISTKAKEDLAEIKGCISQELSNPQAAVNLVSKITKKIRRLSEYPGIGAPLSSVIDIQTDYHFLVCANYLIFYRCEWFRRLRPTPNGLVKHQKPLQPIAVSEARKTKIL, encoded by the coding sequence ATGGTTAAGCTGAAAATTTCGACTAAAGCCAAAGAGGATTTGGCAGAAATTAAAGGCTGCATTTCTCAGGAACTTTCTAATCCGCAGGCGGCGGTAAATCTGGTTTCGAAAATCACGAAAAAGATACGCAGGCTGTCGGAGTATCCGGGAATTGGCGCACCGTTATCTTCCGTCATCGATATTCAGACAGACTACCACTTTCTGGTTTGTGCAAATTACCTCATATTTTATAGATGCGAATGGTTCCGGCGGTTGCGGCCCACACCAAACGGTTTGGTAAAGCACCAAAAGCCGTTGCAACCGATCGCGGTTTCGGAAGCAAGAAAAACGAAGATACTGTGA
- a CDS encoding type II toxin-antitoxin system RelE/ParE family toxin, which yields MPTILLTDSFRSDFDTLTGIEQKQARKAIRLLAKDPKDPSLQIHKVRGTVFWEAYVNMDIRLIFEHGNDTLVLHAIGHPDKLRKL from the coding sequence ATGCCGACAATTCTTCTGACTGACTCTTTTCGAAGCGACTTTGATACATTAACCGGAATCGAACAAAAACAAGCCCGTAAGGCAATAAGATTGTTGGCTAAGGATCCGAAGGATCCGTCTTTGCAGATTCATAAAGTCCGTGGAACTGTTTTTTGGGAAGCCTATGTGAATATGGATATTCGTCTCATTTTTGAGCATGGTAATGATACTCTTGTTCTTCATGCAATTGGGCATCCTGACAAACTAAGAAAATTATAG
- a CDS encoding type II toxin-antitoxin system Phd/YefM family antitoxin — translation MPHIRHVSDLRNNFADISRTVHETAEPVFLTKNGYGDMVVMSIEAYERKLFESEIYFKLKEADLEAKSNDKRYTH, via the coding sequence ATGCCACATATTAGACATGTTTCGGATTTGAGAAACAACTTTGCCGATATTTCGAGAACCGTTCATGAAACAGCAGAGCCGGTATTCTTGACCAAGAATGGTTATGGTGACATGGTTGTCATGAGCATTGAAGCATACGAAAGAAAACTGTTTGAAAGTGAAATTTACTTTAAGCTGAAAGAAGCGGACCTGGAAGCCAAGTCCAATGATAAACGGTACACTCATTAA
- a CDS encoding DEAD/DEAH box helicase, translating to MRATIYGIESKDGRMRRWYVSLDIRVDLEYWLNDPRTRRMLLWDPPVSLGKAVILRRILEQERLGELWKKRNGAERITSRLSQTLKALSAPRLKGSRYGKQPLADQPLADHTLIDQPAPRITAKLIDTQVWRPFGANALLEELGREQPEWRRVSQKSQVEIAPEKALEIAGQLEGRALLREEIISFMEHSGFKQAAGQWKTIVQAAYLFGGIRIGAGVEWVRNRGWRRLLQAGRYRCGRCGSGEDRLRWTACTACGELCPYCENCLTMGRSRLCAPLIMGSRPAAESEEGCLTGSGGMDSAECGTAELELVLDGQQGVMPEHPSGSNQAQNGETQRWNLSPAQKDASDAAVRFVEADSGRLVSRRMQEGFGKDRVERPEDSGQPEDRAQAEGPERFLLWAVTGAGKTEMIFPVIARSLQLQRKVLVATPRKDVVLELLPRLQTAFASCRITALYGGSGQRWDQGDIVIATTHQLIRFRDYFDVVILDEIDAFPYHNNPTLEYTALKSCKSSGKFILLSATPPRALTQQAAKGKLPYAVVPVRHHGRPLPVPVWKPMRAIRYLLNRQVAAIGSGELWRPLVEVVEHGLRREAQIFLFVPKIRLIQGLAAVMREQFPDISVDGTSSEDPDRRRKVTEFREGRIKVLVTTTILERGVTIPKADVIIVDADDPQFDAAALIQMAGRAGRSASDPNGFVYFLSREKNRSQLLAIREIKKMNRLAAQKGFLKQGLV from the coding sequence ATGAGAGCGACAATATACGGAATAGAAAGTAAAGATGGTCGAATGCGGCGGTGGTACGTTTCATTGGACATTCGAGTCGACCTTGAGTATTGGCTGAATGATCCTCGAACGCGCAGGATGCTGTTGTGGGATCCCCCCGTCTCCTTGGGAAAAGCGGTTATTCTAAGGAGGATACTGGAACAGGAACGTTTGGGGGAGCTTTGGAAGAAGAGGAACGGTGCGGAACGCATCACAAGCCGCCTCAGCCAAACCTTGAAGGCACTCAGCGCTCCAAGATTGAAAGGCTCCCGTTATGGCAAACAACCGCTTGCCGATCAACCGTTGGCTGATCACACGTTGATCGATCAACCGGCCCCACGCATAACCGCGAAGCTTATCGATACGCAAGTGTGGAGGCCGTTCGGCGCGAATGCGCTGCTGGAAGAGCTGGGCAGGGAGCAACCGGAATGGAGGCGGGTCTCGCAGAAGTCGCAGGTCGAAATCGCTCCCGAGAAGGCGCTGGAAATCGCCGGACAATTGGAAGGCAGGGCTCTCCTTAGGGAAGAAATCATCAGTTTCATGGAACATTCGGGCTTCAAGCAAGCAGCTGGCCAATGGAAAACCATTGTGCAGGCTGCTTATTTATTTGGCGGGATTCGGATTGGCGCCGGGGTGGAATGGGTCAGGAATCGGGGCTGGCGGCGGCTTTTACAAGCGGGACGCTACCGGTGCGGCCGCTGCGGGAGCGGAGAGGATCGACTGCGCTGGACAGCCTGCACTGCTTGCGGGGAATTGTGCCCGTATTGCGAGAATTGTCTTACGATGGGCAGGAGCCGGCTTTGCGCGCCGTTGATTATGGGGAGCCGTCCTGCGGCGGAAAGTGAAGAAGGCTGCTTAACGGGAAGCGGAGGCATGGATTCAGCGGAATGCGGGACGGCTGAATTGGAACTGGTCCTGGATGGGCAACAGGGGGTCATGCCGGAGCATCCGTCAGGATCGAACCAAGCCCAAAACGGCGAAACTCAGCGCTGGAATTTAAGTCCGGCGCAGAAGGATGCGTCCGATGCGGCCGTGCGCTTTGTGGAAGCCGATTCGGGGCGGCTTGTGAGTCGTCGGATGCAGGAGGGCTTCGGGAAGGATCGGGTCGAACGGCCGGAAGACTCCGGACAGCCGGAAGACCGCGCACAGGCGGAAGGTCCCGAACGCTTTCTGCTGTGGGCGGTAACCGGGGCAGGCAAAACGGAGATGATCTTCCCGGTGATTGCCCGAAGCTTGCAACTGCAGCGCAAAGTGCTTGTTGCCACACCGCGTAAGGATGTGGTGCTCGAGCTGCTGCCGAGACTGCAGACTGCCTTTGCATCCTGCCGGATAACGGCGCTATACGGGGGAAGCGGACAGCGCTGGGATCAGGGGGATATTGTGATCGCCACGACCCACCAGCTTATACGTTTCCGGGATTATTTTGACGTGGTCATCCTGGATGAGATCGATGCGTTTCCGTATCATAACAATCCGACATTGGAATATACGGCGTTGAAATCCTGCAAGTCGTCCGGCAAATTTATTCTGCTGTCCGCGACACCGCCCAGAGCCTTGACGCAGCAAGCGGCGAAGGGAAAGCTTCCGTACGCGGTAGTTCCTGTCCGGCATCACGGTCGGCCGCTTCCCGTACCGGTTTGGAAGCCGATGCGGGCAATCCGCTATCTCCTGAATCGGCAGGTCGCCGCAATCGGCAGCGGGGAGCTGTGGAGACCGCTGGTTGAGGTCGTCGAGCACGGCCTGCGGCGTGAAGCGCAGATTTTCCTGTTTGTGCCGAAAATCCGGTTGATTCAGGGGCTTGCAGCGGTTATGCGTGAACAGTTCCCGGACATTTCGGTGGACGGGACAAGCTCAGAGGATCCGGACAGGCGGCGGAAGGTGACGGAATTTCGCGAAGGGCGCATCAAGGTGCTGGTCACGACAACGATACTGGAACGAGGGGTGACCATTCCGAAAGCGGATGTCATCATCGTTGATGCCGATGATCCTCAATTCGATGCGGCTGCACTGATCCAAATGGCGGGAAGGGCGGGAAGATCGGCTTCGGATCCGAACGGCTTCGTTTATTTTCTTTCGCGGGAAAAAAACCGCTCACAGCTGCTGGCAATCCGGGAAATCAAGAAGATGAACAGGCTGGCGGCCCAAAAAGGTTTTTTAAAACAAGGGCTCGTTTAA
- a CDS encoding response regulator codes for MIERRREKVKLVIADDHQLFREGLKRILNMEPDLEVIGECGDGVKVIELCNELNPEVVLMDINMPVENGVVATERMREIFPAIKVIILSIHDDESYVFETLRKGAQGYLLKDMEAESLINAIRSVVAGYAFIHPKVTGKLIHQLRRMTYLDDSGIIGKEKLVQEAGVKYVPNSDSPLTRREAEVLRLMAEGKSNKGIGEYLFISEKTVKNHVSSILQKMEVDDRTQAVINSIKNGWVTL; via the coding sequence ATGATTGAAAGACGCAGAGAGAAAGTCAAATTGGTGATTGCGGATGATCATCAATTGTTTCGTGAAGGATTGAAACGAATTCTGAATATGGAGCCCGACCTGGAAGTCATCGGAGAGTGCGGCGATGGCGTGAAGGTGATCGAGCTTTGCAATGAGCTGAATCCTGAAGTGGTCCTGATGGATATCAACATGCCGGTCGAGAACGGTGTAGTCGCAACCGAACGGATGAGAGAGATTTTTCCGGCCATTAAGGTGATTATACTTTCCATTCACGATGATGAAAGCTATGTTTTTGAAACTCTTCGCAAGGGAGCTCAAGGCTATCTGCTGAAGGATATGGAGGCGGAATCGCTGATTAATGCCATCCGTTCCGTCGTTGCGGGGTATGCTTTCATCCATCCCAAAGTCACCGGGAAGCTGATCCATCAGCTGCGAAGAATGACGTATCTCGACGATTCCGGCATCATCGGCAAAGAAAAGCTGGTTCAAGAAGCGGGAGTGAAATATGTGCCCAATTCCGACAGCCCGTTGACCCGAAGGGAAGCGGAAGTGCTGCGCCTGATGGCGGAAGGTAAAAGCAACAAAGGGATCGGCGAATATTTGTTCATCAGTGAAAAAACGGTCAAAAACCACGTCAGCAGCATTCTGCAGAAAATGGAAGTGGACGATCGGACCCAAGCGGTCATCAATTCCATCAAAAACGGGTGGGTTACGCTGTAA
- the metK gene encoding methionine adenosyltransferase yields the protein MALQKGRKLFTSESVTEGHPDKICDQISDAVLDAFLDADPHARVACEVSVATGLVLVIGEITSKADYVDIPALVRKTIKDIGYTRAKYGFDGSTCAVLTSLNEQSPDIAMGVNTALESREQGVDPEENIGAGDQGLMFGFAVNETPELMPLPIALSHRLARRLAEVRKDGTLGYLRPDGKTQVTVEYEDNKPVRVDTIVVSTQHSEDIPLEQIKKDIIEHVVRPVVPEEWLDGQTKYFINPTGRFVIGGPQGDAGLTGRKIIVDTYGGYARHGGGAFSGKDPTKVDRSAAYAARYVAKNIVAAGLADKCEIQLAYAIGVAQPVSISVDTYGTGKVSDEKLEEVIRNNFDLRPTGIIRMLDLRRPIYKQTAAYGHFGRTDVDLPWERTDKAEQLKAEALS from the coding sequence ATGGCGCTTCAAAAAGGCAGAAAATTGTTTACTTCGGAATCCGTTACAGAAGGACACCCCGATAAAATATGCGATCAGATTTCCGATGCGGTGTTGGATGCATTTTTGGATGCGGACCCTCATGCCCGGGTGGCCTGCGAGGTATCGGTGGCGACAGGGCTTGTGCTGGTAATCGGTGAAATTACAAGCAAGGCGGATTATGTCGATATTCCCGCACTTGTGCGCAAAACGATCAAAGACATCGGATATACACGCGCAAAATACGGATTTGACGGAAGCACCTGCGCAGTGCTGACATCATTAAACGAGCAGTCGCCCGACATTGCGATGGGAGTCAATACCGCTTTGGAATCCAGGGAACAAGGAGTCGATCCGGAGGAAAACATCGGGGCCGGCGACCAGGGCTTAATGTTTGGGTTTGCGGTTAATGAAACGCCTGAGCTCATGCCGCTACCCATTGCTTTGTCGCATCGGCTGGCACGCAGATTGGCCGAAGTCCGCAAGGACGGAACGCTGGGCTATCTTCGTCCGGACGGCAAAACCCAAGTCACTGTAGAATACGAAGATAACAAGCCGGTGCGTGTCGATACGATTGTGGTTTCCACGCAGCACTCTGAAGATATTCCGCTTGAGCAGATCAAAAAAGACATCATCGAGCATGTCGTCAGACCGGTTGTTCCGGAGGAATGGCTGGACGGGCAAACCAAATATTTTATTAACCCGACCGGACGGTTTGTCATCGGTGGTCCGCAGGGAGACGCCGGACTGACAGGACGCAAAATCATTGTCGACACCTATGGCGGATATGCGCGCCACGGCGGCGGCGCTTTTTCGGGTAAGGATCCGACGAAGGTGGACCGTTCCGCTGCGTATGCCGCACGCTATGTCGCCAAAAACATCGTTGCCGCCGGACTCGCGGACAAGTGCGAAATTCAGTTGGCATATGCCATCGGAGTAGCGCAGCCGGTATCGATCAGCGTCGATACTTATGGTACCGGCAAAGTTAGCGATGAGAAGCTGGAGGAAGTTATCCGCAACAACTTTGACCTTCGTCCGACAGGGATCATCAGGATGCTGGATTTGAGACGTCCGATCTACAAGCAAACGGCCGCCTACGGGCATTTTGGAAGAACCGATGTCGATCTTCCTTGGGAGCGTACGGATAAGGCCGAGCAACTTAAAGCGGAAGCTTTGTCATAA
- a CDS encoding type II toxin-antitoxin system PemK/MazF family toxin, with product MPITGDVQRGSIVWIRLHPQSGHEQSGYRPAIVLSDGLIDPENSPFALIVPVTNTVRNYPFEVPVPDGITISCSSTSQTELTGVVLTDQAKSLDLSARNAEVIGQVDLTSHFFMAVITNVRSILA from the coding sequence ATGCCGATCACTGGAGATGTGCAACGCGGGAGCATTGTGTGGATAAGGTTGCATCCTCAATCCGGCCATGAACAATCCGGTTATCGTCCCGCAATCGTACTATCGGATGGACTTATCGATCCTGAAAATTCACCGTTTGCCCTAATCGTTCCCGTCACAAACACTGTAAGGAATTATCCTTTCGAGGTTCCCGTCCCTGATGGGATTACCATTTCCTGCTCAAGCACTTCACAAACCGAATTGACTGGGGTTGTGCTAACGGATCAAGCAAAATCGCTCGATTTGAGTGCGAGGAATGCCGAGGTCATCGGACAAGTAGACCTTACATCGCATTTTTTTATGGCAGTCATCACCAACGTTCGCTCCATTTTGGCTTAA
- a CDS encoding small, acid-soluble spore protein, alpha/beta type, translated as MAKGQSGRRKIVPESEAVIDQWKYEIAAELGLPVGKSWVSANGASDVEFATELGTLPASSIKEDYWGHIATRDAGAVGGNITRRLVQKAEEILQGL; from the coding sequence ATGGCGAAAGGTCAATCCGGCCGGAGGAAGATCGTTCCGGAGAGCGAAGCCGTCATCGACCAATGGAAATATGAAATAGCGGCAGAATTAGGCTTGCCGGTGGGGAAGAGTTGGGTCTCAGCCAATGGAGCCAGCGATGTGGAGTTCGCAACAGAGCTTGGAACGCTGCCTGCCTCGTCCATTAAAGAGGATTATTGGGGTCACATTGCCACCCGGGATGCCGGTGCAGTAGGCGGTAATATCACGAGACGACTTGTGCAAAAGGCGGAGGAAATTTTACAGGGACTGTAA
- a CDS encoding sensor histidine kinase yields the protein MDIRADAIDRIIKNAIQVMEDSKYQIFEISQHARSERDLLEKELQGLMEEITRTIEKVDDLERKYKLARIRLTEVSKDFFRFREEDIKSAYEMATSFQLDVSIHREKENHLKARRDELHRRIKNSEKTIERAETLGSQMNVVLEYLSGDLNQVTRILESAKNRQMLGLKIILAQEEERKRIAREIHDGVAQSLANVVLRAEIAERMIDKREFDVVKEEINDLKGQVRSGLEEIRKIMFNLRPMALDDLGLIPTLRKYTQDFEEKTKIRTRFDMIGTEKRLPSAMEVAIYRLVQEAFSNAAKHSKATFLSLEFAFQKHMVKVSVKDNGVGFLVHENRMKTDGTGYGLIGMKERVDLLEGRLEVHSELNEGTLITLLIPISMDNGKEKINVDD from the coding sequence ATGGATATTCGTGCGGACGCCATTGACCGGATCATTAAAAATGCGATACAGGTCATGGAGGACAGCAAATATCAGATTTTTGAAATCTCTCAACATGCGCGCAGCGAACGAGACCTGCTGGAGAAAGAATTGCAGGGCTTAATGGAAGAGATCACCCGTACAATTGAAAAAGTGGATGATTTGGAGCGCAAATATAAGCTCGCGAGAATCCGGCTGACTGAAGTGAGCAAAGATTTTTTCCGTTTTCGTGAGGAGGATATTAAATCGGCCTATGAGATGGCAACAAGCTTTCAGCTTGATGTGAGCATCCACAGGGAAAAAGAAAACCATTTGAAAGCCAGGCGGGATGAACTGCACAGGCGCATCAAAAATTCCGAGAAAACCATCGAACGGGCCGAAACCCTCGGTTCGCAAATGAATGTCGTGCTGGAATACTTGTCGGGGGATTTGAACCAGGTCACGCGGATCCTCGAATCAGCCAAAAACCGGCAGATGCTCGGCTTGAAGATCATTCTGGCCCAAGAGGAAGAACGGAAGCGGATAGCCCGGGAGATCCACGACGGAGTCGCCCAATCGCTGGCTAATGTTGTACTGAGAGCCGAGATCGCCGAAAGAATGATCGACAAGCGGGAATTCGATGTGGTGAAGGAAGAAATTAATGACTTGAAAGGCCAGGTTCGTTCAGGGCTTGAGGAAATCCGAAAAATCATGTTCAATTTGCGGCCGATGGCGCTGGATGATTTGGGATTGATTCCGACCCTTCGAAAATATACCCAGGATTTTGAAGAAAAGACCAAGATTCGAACCCGTTTCGACATGATCGGGACTGAAAAAAGGCTTCCCTCGGCCATGGAAGTGGCCATCTATCGTCTGGTGCAGGAGGCGTTCTCCAATGCGGCGAAACACTCGAAGGCCACGTTTTTGTCGTTGGAGTTCGCCTTCCAGAAGCATATGGTGAAAGTCTCTGTCAAGGATAATGGAGTTGGGTTTCTTGTTCATGAGAATCGGATGAAAACCGACGGAACCGGCTACGGGCTGATCGGGATGAAAGAGAGAGTCGATCTTCTTGAAGGGAGGCTGGAAGTTCACTCCGAATTGAATGAGGGAACCCTCATCACCTTGTTGATTCCCATAAGCATGGACAATGGAAAGGAGAAGATTAATGTCGATGATTGA
- a CDS encoding AbrB/MazE/SpoVT family DNA-binding domain-containing protein: protein MNKEQKKGLIYMTTATVRKWGNSLAIRLPVEVTKLVNFEEGIELDIFVSENKEIVLRPTFPAADDQEALRAHFLALRAKCKSGMRNHEEVFAKPMGDEIF, encoded by the coding sequence TTGAACAAGGAACAAAAGAAGGGATTGATTTATATGACTACCGCAACTGTTCGGAAGTGGGGTAACAGTTTAGCTATACGTCTACCTGTCGAAGTAACGAAGCTCGTAAATTTCGAGGAAGGCATTGAATTGGATATATTTGTTTCAGAAAACAAGGAAATTGTTCTCCGTCCAACGTTTCCGGCTGCCGACGATCAAGAAGCTCTGCGTGCTCATTTTCTAGCTTTGCGTGCGAAATGTAAGTCAGGCATGAGAAATCATGAAGAGGTTTTTGCCAAGCCGATGGGGGATGAAATCTTTTAA
- a CDS encoding AbrB/MazE/SpoVT family DNA-binding domain-containing protein, with the protein MGEIIQQVQRRMLISLAQVAKDFNLREGDHVLIEERDGGIFIRPVAWHNKNQEYFWTKEWQERMKQSLEDLEKGKYKKYENVGDLLKELGEEEDADNSSD; encoded by the coding sequence ATGGGCGAAATTATACAACAAGTTCAGAGAAGGATGCTGATCAGTTTAGCTCAAGTTGCCAAAGATTTTAATTTGCGGGAAGGTGATCATGTCCTGATTGAAGAACGAGACGGGGGCATTTTTATCAGACCTGTTGCTTGGCACAATAAGAATCAGGAATACTTTTGGACAAAAGAATGGCAGGAACGTATGAAGCAAAGTCTTGAAGATCTTGAAAAGGGGAAATACAAAAAGTATGAAAATGTAGGTGATCTTTTGAAGGAGCTGGGGGAGGAAGAGGATGCCGACAATTCTTCTGACTGA
- a CDS encoding stalk domain-containing protein: MLNFKQMIGLTLAVTLATTYPIVLPHAIAAQDETQAQAAQPQRQTAEMTALSEQPITSGAVLKQVLWKGVRNGQEVTVNGNIIVVDLKNPNVKLDVMTGVNNQFTKKQTVEGMAKETGAVAGTNGDFYVVQAEGAPIGPEINDGTMMSSPSMIQGMYAFGITKDRQPVIDSYSFSGTVKADNGRDFPLTGINKTYYWLENGQHSHVDSLYIYTHAWGQIDRANDGATTPTEVLVKNGVIQQIAYKSVIQSLPPENGYILRAAGKGADFVKNNLKVGEKLQINYHLVSMVTKKDIDPNQFVMMIGGHTILVDQGKAAAFSRSVSSLAGYRSRTGIGYSKDGRYAYIMTVDNSGDSKGMSLKEFQDFMVMAGVWKGINLDGGGSTQMVARPLGDFNVKLADQTEYATARKVVNGLGVYSTAPKGQVKGLIVQGESMLFINESTAYNLKAYDQYFNPVRTDQGDVRWSLSKPIGSMNGNLFTAAKAGSAVLTAAMGQAKEQRELLVVGKDQIARLGFDVPNSLLAAGGEYPLKVTAETVDGRKRTVPSQLVDWELIGFQGTVKNGSLTVSQVNKDTATGQILATYDGFSAIMSLPQGIDKTWADFDAISYPVTFEQYPGEVQGTARLVTGLPGAKNDNDQALYIEYDFRKGSGTKAAYASFGDNGVPVEGRPIMLKASILGDNSLNWIRAEVTDRNGQVKRIDLTQHLDWYGWKEVSVDLSSYHLDYPIAVKRLYVVSPEQGQDEREAIGAIAIDNVRFQYLNEVSPKPNVKVQMAVGRNRISVDGKEQSLDQAPVVVKGTTMIPIRFFVNAMGGDVRWDAKEKKATVLMNNRLVQLWINQAEVNVDGQRIKTEVSPLIMNLRTMLPLRLISESLGWKVNWDPSTKSITLE; this comes from the coding sequence ATGCTGAATTTCAAACAAATGATCGGCCTGACCTTGGCGGTAACATTGGCGACAACATACCCAATTGTGCTGCCCCATGCCATAGCGGCTCAGGATGAAACACAGGCGCAAGCCGCGCAACCCCAGAGGCAAACAGCGGAAATGACGGCGTTGAGCGAGCAGCCCATTACATCCGGAGCTGTGCTCAAGCAAGTACTATGGAAAGGGGTCAGGAACGGCCAGGAGGTCACCGTTAACGGGAATATCATCGTTGTCGATTTGAAGAATCCGAATGTGAAGCTGGATGTCATGACCGGGGTAAACAACCAGTTTACAAAGAAACAAACGGTTGAAGGCATGGCGAAGGAAACAGGGGCTGTTGCCGGTACGAACGGCGACTTTTATGTGGTGCAAGCGGAGGGAGCTCCGATTGGTCCGGAGATCAATGACGGAACAATGATGTCGTCGCCGTCGATGATTCAGGGCATGTACGCATTCGGGATTACCAAGGATCGTCAGCCGGTCATCGACAGCTACAGCTTCTCCGGGACTGTGAAGGCCGACAATGGCCGGGACTTTCCACTGACTGGAATCAACAAAACGTATTATTGGCTGGAGAACGGCCAGCACAGTCATGTGGATTCCCTGTACATCTATACGCATGCGTGGGGACAAATCGACCGTGCCAATGACGGAGCCACAACACCGACAGAAGTATTGGTGAAGAACGGAGTCATTCAACAAATTGCGTATAAAAGTGTCATCCAGTCACTTCCTCCCGAAAACGGTTATATTCTGAGAGCCGCCGGAAAAGGGGCGGATTTTGTCAAAAATAATTTGAAGGTCGGAGAGAAATTACAGATAAATTATCATTTGGTGTCGATGGTCACAAAAAAAGATATCGATCCGAATCAATTTGTTATGATGATCGGAGGTCACACCATACTGGTGGATCAGGGGAAGGCGGCCGCCTTCTCCCGCAGCGTGTCCAGTTTGGCGGGATATCGATCGAGAACGGGGATAGGTTATTCCAAAGACGGCAGATACGCATACATCATGACCGTGGATAACAGTGGAGACAGCAAGGGCATGAGCTTGAAGGAATTTCAGGATTTCATGGTCATGGCCGGCGTTTGGAAGGGGATCAATCTCGACGGAGGCGGATCGACCCAAATGGTTGCGCGTCCGCTAGGGGATTTTAACGTCAAGCTGGCCGATCAAACGGAATACGCAACAGCCAGAAAGGTTGTAAACGGGCTTGGCGTATATTCTACGGCCCCCAAAGGGCAGGTTAAGGGCCTGATTGTTCAGGGTGAATCTATGCTGTTCATAAACGAATCAACCGCATACAACTTGAAAGCGTATGACCAATATTTCAACCCTGTCCGTACCGATCAGGGGGATGTGCGGTGGTCGCTTTCAAAGCCGATCGGCAGCATGAACGGAAATCTATTTACGGCTGCGAAAGCAGGCAGCGCGGTACTGACTGCGGCGATGGGCCAAGCGAAGGAACAGCGTGAGCTTCTAGTCGTCGGCAAGGATCAGATTGCGCGCCTGGGCTTCGATGTGCCAAACAGCCTTCTGGCGGCAGGCGGCGAATATCCGCTGAAGGTTACGGCGGAAACGGTTGACGGCAGAAAGCGTACGGTACCTTCCCAGCTGGTGGATTGGGAATTGATCGGGTTTCAAGGGACGGTGAAGAACGGGAGCCTGACGGTATCTCAGGTAAACAAAGACACCGCAACAGGGCAAATTCTCGCTACCTACGACGGATTCAGCGCAATTATGAGCCTGCCGCAGGGAATCGATAAAACTTGGGCAGATTTTGACGCAATCAGCTATCCCGTCACTTTCGAGCAATATCCCGGCGAAGTGCAGGGGACTGCCCGGTTGGTAACCGGACTGCCAGGCGCCAAAAATGACAATGACCAGGCCTTATATATCGAATACGATTTCAGGAAAGGCTCCGGAACCAAAGCAGCCTACGCATCGTTTGGAGATAACGGTGTGCCGGTGGAAGGCCGGCCGATTATGCTGAAGGCTTCCATTTTGGGAGATAACAGCCTGAACTGGATCCGCGCCGAAGTGACCGACCGCAACGGTCAAGTGAAGCGGATTGATTTGACCCAGCATTTGGATTGGTATGGATGGAAAGAAGTCAGTGTGGATTTATCATCCTATCATTTGGATTATCCGATTGCCGTCAAGAGATTGTACGTTGTCAGCCCCGAGCAGGGACAGGATGAGAGAGAGGCGATCGGCGCCATTGCCATAGATAATGTCCGTTTCCAATATCTCAATGAAGTCTCCCCAAAACCGAACGTGAAAGTGCAGATGGCCGTAGGTAGGAATCGTATTTCGGTGGACGGAAAGGAACAGTCGTTGGATCAGGCTCCAGTTGTTGTCAAGGGAACAACGATGATTCCGATCCGGTTTTTCGTCAATGCGATGGGTGGGGATGTACGCTGGGATGCGAAGGAAAAAAAAGCGACCGTGCTGATGAACAACAGACTGGTGCAATTGTGGATCAATCAGGCAGAAGTGAACGTGGATGGACAACGGATCAAAACGGAAGTTTCCCCGCTGATCATGAACCTGCGCACCATGCTGCCGCTCCGGCTGATCTCGGAAAGTCTCGGATGGAAGGTCAATTGGGATCCATCGACAAAATCCATAACTTTGGAGTAA